The following DNA comes from Candidatus Aminicenantes bacterium.
CTGCAATACGGGCTCTTTCTATTCGCCCTGGTAGCGGCGATACTTAAGGTGGTTTTTCACCTGAACGTGGTCTTGTTGCCGCTGGTGATGCTGCTGCTGGGTATGGCCAGTTACCTGGTCAACCGGCAACATGCCCTCTACTTGTTTTTCGGTTTGCTGCCCCTGGTCAATGCCTTGCCGGACTTGTGTGGTACGGGCTATCCGTTCAACTACCTGGCACCGGCCCTGTTTTATTTATCCGGTCTGGTTTTGGGGGCAATGATCCGGCGGGACCGCGTTGTCGTGCCGCAGTGGTTTCTCAAGGCGTACCTGCTGTTTGTTTTGGTGGTTGCGATTTCGGCGCTGTTTGTATTTATGCGCTGGTCCAACATCACGCTTCCCGCCCGGGCCTGGCTGCAAAACACGCCGGTTGAACCCTTCGGCAACCGCGTGTCCTTTGCCACCATTTTTCCCGTGATTTCCCTGTTTCTCTATGCCGCCGCTCCATTTGCATTCCACTTTATCCGCTTTTTGAAACTCGACCTGGAAAAGGTGTTTACGTCCATGGGAACGGGGTTCATGTGGGCTTTGGTCGTGGCCGTGGTGCAACGTACCGTGGACCCCGACATCCTGGCGCAGGAATGGTGGCTGGAAAAGATGGGCCAGGGCAACGCTAGTTTTTCCGATTTCAACGGTTTCGGACTTTTTGCCGGCGTATTGCTGGTCTATTTCGTTTTCCGGCTGCTGCAGCGATGGCATTTTCGCTCTCTGGTATTGGCCCTGGCCGCTTTAGCGGGAATCTCTCTTTCCGGCAGCCGTACCGCCTTTGCCTTTGTGGTGGTGGCTTTTGCGGTTTTTCTGTGTAGCCGGAACATTCGCCCCCGGGTGAAAATCACCGCAATGGCCATTCTGCTGTTGATGGTGGGCCTGGCCGGGGGGGTGCTGACGCGACGGTTGGAGCAGAACATGCTCCAGGCCAAACGCTTGTTTCAGGTGGAAAACAAGCTGCAGGCCCTGGATGAAGTAACCAATTGGCGCATTACCATGATCGGGTACAGTGCAAAAATGGTTTCGCAATTTCCTCTGGCCGGCGTGGGAACGGGAAATTTCCTTTTCGCGCTCAAGACCCTGACGCATAACCAGGCCCGGGTGGTGGACCTGCCTTTGAACCACTACCTGTTGATCCTGGATGAGAACGGAGTACCCGGCCTGATTTTCTTTCTGATCTTCCTGGCGGGAGTCGTTCCCCTGGCGCGCGGGGCGCAGGACCGGTCTTTTGCGACCCTGTATTTCACCTTGCTGGCCTTCCTGCTGTTTAACACCTATCTGTGGTTACCGGAAGTGGCCGTCCTTTTCTGGGTGGTGATCGCGCTGTCGCGGCCGCAAGCTGATCTACCCGGGGTGCAGCCCCAAGCACAAAAACACCGCCTGGCAAGAGCAGGAGCCCTGGGCCTGCTGCTTGTGGCCGTGATGGCCAACACAGTACGTTTTCACGCATTGCACCCCATAAACTGGGTGAAAGCTGCGGAAGAACGATACGATTACGGTTTCTGGTACGAGGAACGCACTGACCGGGGCGAAAGCTTCCGCTGGGCCCGGGACGCGGCGGGGATCCACATTCATCTGGATGAACAGGGAAGGTCGATTCCATTCCGGCTGGTCTGTGGGGCGCCGCTGGCGCACCTGTCCGGTCAACGTCAACGCGTGGATGTCTACTGGCGAGGGAAGTTTTATCAACGTTTTGATTTTAATAAAATCGGCGAACGATTTTTCCGGGTGACGGATCCGGATCACCGCTCAGGTTTCCTGGAGATCCGCGTCGAACCAACCTTCAACCTGAAGGCAATGGGGCTTTCCCCCGAATCACGAACCCTGGGGATCAAGTTCTTCGAGTTGCCGGCGGAACAATCAATGCCATTGTCCGAAGTGGCCGTGCTGAATCCGCGTTAAAATAGAACAAGCAATCAGTGGATTTCATTATATGTTCTTGGTGCTGGGTACTCGGTGCTCAGGATCCCCTCAACCTCAACCTGAACCTCAGCTTTCTTCTTTCCCGCCCTCAACTCCCTCAACTCCCTCAACTTGTTTTTCCTTAAACAAATAATGGCGAGGGGCAAGTGGCGATTGGCGAGAGGCATGAGCGGGGCCCGCATTGCTTTTGTTTTGAACATTTGTATTTCGGTCATTTGAATTTGTTTGGGATTTCGGATTTCGTGCTTCGGATTTAATAAAGGTGACAGGTTACAGGTGTCAGGAAATTCTTGTTTTCCCTCTCCAACTGTTTTTTATTTCTCTTCCAACCCCAACCGCTGAATCATCTTGGTCAGTCCCTTGCGGGAGAGCCCCAGTTTCTCCGCGGCCCGGGTCTTGTTACCGCCGCATTCTTCCAGGGCGGCCGGGACCAGGCGGCGCTGCAACTGGTCCACCTGTTCCTGCATGGTGGTACCGGAACCGGGGACTTCCACGGACATATCCGCGGTGCCCAGGGCGCGGATCTCTTCGTTCAGGGTTTCCGCGTGCACCACACCGGAAGGCTTCATCATCAGGGCGACACGGTCGGCTTCATTCCTGAGTTCACGCACATTGCCCGGCCAGGGGTAGTTCAGCAACAGGCGCACCACCTTGGGAGAGAAACCCGCAAAGGTTTTATTTTTCTTTTTGGCCGCCCGCGATAAAAAGAATTCAAACAGGGGCAGAATCTCCTGTCGGCGTTCGCGCAGGGGCGGGACATACACGGTAAAGGTTTTCAGACGATGGTAGAGATCCCGGCGCAACCTGCCGGATTCCAGCAATTTGGAAAAGGGGATATTGGATGCCGTAATGATGCGCACGTTCACTCGCTGCGCGTGTGTGGCACCGATGGGAAAGATCTCACCGCTTTCCAGCACACGCAGCAACTTGGCTTGTACGGATGTGGGCATGTCCGCCACTTCGTCTAAAAAGATGGTGCCCCCCTCAGCCGCCGCAAATTTGCCCTCTTCTGTTGACACGGCATCGGAGTAGGCGCCTTTTTTGTGGCCGAATAATTCGTTTTCCACCAGGTTTTCCGGCAGGGAAGATGTCATGACCGGCAGAAAAGGCCCTTTGCGCCCGGAAAAGTGGTGGATTATGGCGGCAACGATCTCTTTGCCAACGCCGGTTTCTCCTTCAACGATTACTCCGGCACTTTCCGGCGCGATACGCCGGGCTGTTTCCACCATTTCCCGGGAAATATTAGACGCCAGCAGAACCCCATCCTGTATTTCCGGCAGGCAGATCAAATTGTCGTTGTTGCTTTGCGGGTTGGGATTGTCTTTGCTGGTTCCTGCGCGTTTGCCCGATTTTGTGCGGTTGATCACGTATAACAATTCAGTCAGGCGCGCCAGCCGGGAGCGCAGGAAAAAGGGCAATCCCTCCGGGAACTGGTGTTGGGGCGTGATCACGAAGTAACTGAGCCGCTCTTTGCGGTAGGATACGGGAATCGATTCCCAGCGCGAATTCGTGTCGGGAATTTCCAGTATCAAGTGGGATTTGAGGCTGTCCTGGAGATGTTCGACATTCTCCAATAGGTTTGAGGGCAATTCGCCGTGGAAAAAGAGCAACAACGGCTTATCTTTCCATTCAACTATTACCCCGAAACCGCTGATTCCCAGGCGGGTAAACATCAACGGCAGATCAGAGTGGTAGAAATCTTCGGGGCTCTCCATGTTCATAAACATATCCAGAAAGGAAAGTTCGGTTTTCACCTGGCTGATTTCCCCGTGGTCCAGGCTATGGGTTTTTTCTCCCAAATCAATGGTCAGGGGCGGTGAGGCTACCTGCTTGGGCAAAACGTCATCCCGGTCCCAGGGAGAGAGTTCGAACAGAATATTGCCCAATTGAACTTGCACGGACTCAGTGATCCGGCAGGCTTCAGTCAGTGGCGCCCTGTCCAGGAAAGTACCATTGGTGCTTCCCAAATCAGAGATCCACCAATTATCGGATTCCCACCATACCCGCGCATGTTTGCGCGACACGGTTTCGTTGCGCACGATCACGTCGCTCTGATTCGAGCGACCC
Coding sequences within:
- a CDS encoding FHA domain-containing protein, with protein sequence MLRVQNIDSGTVIFLTAGDYTWGRSNQSDVIVRNETVSRKHARVWWESDNWWISDLGSTNGTFLDRAPLTEACRITESVQVQLGNILFELSPWDRDDVLPKQVASPPLTIDLGEKTHSLDHGEISQVKTELSFLDMFMNMESPEDFYHSDLPLMFTRLGISGFGVIVEWKDKPLLLFFHGELPSNLLENVEHLQDSLKSHLILEIPDTNSRWESIPVSYRKERLSYFVITPQHQFPEGLPFFLRSRLARLTELLYVINRTKSGKRAGTSKDNPNPQSNNDNLICLPEIQDGVLLASNISREMVETARRIAPESAGVIVEGETGVGKEIVAAIIHHFSGRKGPFLPVMTSSLPENLVENELFGHKKGAYSDAVSTEEGKFAAAEGGTIFLDEVADMPTSVQAKLLRVLESGEIFPIGATHAQRVNVRIITASNIPFSKLLESGRLRRDLYHRLKTFTVYVPPLRERRQEILPLFEFFLSRAAKKKNKTFAGFSPKVVRLLLNYPWPGNVRELRNEADRVALMMKPSGVVHAETLNEEIRALGTADMSVEVPGSGTTMQEQVDQLQRRLVPAALEECGGNKTRAAEKLGLSRKGLTKMIQRLGLEEK
- a CDS encoding O-antigen ligase family protein; translation: MSEKAVRRLQYGLFLFALVAAILKVVFHLNVVLLPLVMLLLGMASYLVNRQHALYLFFGLLPLVNALPDLCGTGYPFNYLAPALFYLSGLVLGAMIRRDRVVVPQWFLKAYLLFVLVVAISALFVFMRWSNITLPARAWLQNTPVEPFGNRVSFATIFPVISLFLYAAAPFAFHFIRFLKLDLEKVFTSMGTGFMWALVVAVVQRTVDPDILAQEWWLEKMGQGNASFSDFNGFGLFAGVLLVYFVFRLLQRWHFRSLVLALAALAGISLSGSRTAFAFVVVAFAVFLCSRNIRPRVKITAMAILLLMVGLAGGVLTRRLEQNMLQAKRLFQVENKLQALDEVTNWRITMIGYSAKMVSQFPLAGVGTGNFLFALKTLTHNQARVVDLPLNHYLLILDENGVPGLIFFLIFLAGVVPLARGAQDRSFATLYFTLLAFLLFNTYLWLPEVAVLFWVVIALSRPQADLPGVQPQAQKHRLARAGALGLLLVAVMANTVRFHALHPINWVKAAEERYDYGFWYEERTDRGESFRWARDAAGIHIHLDEQGRSIPFRLVCGAPLAHLSGQRQRVDVYWRGKFYQRFDFNKIGERFFRVTDPDHRSGFLEIRVEPTFNLKAMGLSPESRTLGIKFFELPAEQSMPLSEVAVLNPR